In Helianthus annuus cultivar XRQ/B chromosome 8, HanXRQr2.0-SUNRISE, whole genome shotgun sequence, a single genomic region encodes these proteins:
- the LOC110872112 gene encoding GDT1-like protein 4 — translation MSLSIVQGFSKSLAMTVLSEIGDKTFFAAAILAMRHPRRYVLAGCLSALIVMTILSAAVGWAAPNLISRTLTKHIATVLFLGFGLWSLWDAFHEGESEELAEVEAELDADLKASSETTRANGKGDDDAKKKNRPLLSQFLSPIFLKAFSITFFGEWGDKSQIATIGLAAAENPLGVVLGGILGQALCQTAAVFGGKSLATQISEKFIALSGGVLFIIFGIQSFFATVES, via the exons ATGAGTTTATCAATTGTTCAA GGGTTTAGTAAGTCTCTTGCGATGACTGTGCTCTCTGAAATTGGGGATAAAACGTTTTTCGCAGCTGCG ATTTTGGCTATGCGTCACCCCAGAAGATATGTTTTGGCAGGCTGTCTTTCAGCTTTGATA GTTATGACCATTTTATCTGCTGCTGTTGGGTGGGCTGCTCCGAACCTG ATATCGCGAACATTGACTAAGCATATAGCCACTGTATTGTTTTTGGGGTTTGGGTTATGGTCTTTATGGGATGCGTTTCATGAAGG GGAGTCGGAAGAATTAGCTGAAGTTGAAGCCGAATTG GATGCTGATTTAAAAGCCAGCAGTGAAACAACAAGAGCAAATGGCAAG GGTGATGATGATGCTAAAAAGAAGAACAGACCGTTATTATCTCAATTTTTGTCTCCCATCTTTTTGAAG GCATTCTCCATAACTTTCTTTGGAGAATGGGGTGACAAAAGCCAG ATAGCTACGATCGGTTTGGCTGCAGCTGAGAACCCACTTGGCGTCGTTCTTGGGGGAATTTT AGGGCAAGCGTTGTGTCAGACTGCTGCGGTTTTTGGAGGGAAGAGTTTGGCCACACAAATATCCGAAAAATTT ATTGCACTATCGGGTGGAGTGCTGTTCATTATCTTTGGAATCCAGTCCTTCTTTGCAACCGTTGAATCGTAA
- the LOC118480913 gene encoding uncharacterized protein LOC118480913 yields MVIESSEETVSDSNDKKSSRAIVLHTSEEQVNSDDDFVDPQPRVNPTKNQKKEKAESKPKRSMRKDKTKEQPEQQPYYDYDGKKINIRCAVNNLKDYIEGLSKEQRNVVKEIGFESILKFNLHSVPRKFGYWLVKNFDAENDEINTGDERIKITAEFIQKVLQIPNGKTEIEEKLRPKDTDLIIKFWRGQFSKDILKRMRTRRQWPGNEKLFNGPIALLAILYAYKKQGFDNAENTEEFSLDKIDSTTLQEFEDELEIAAQNEGRCLVMDKKKKVRKNKQKKKDENDEFYVYPTESENENEEIFENESEENDEDDAEEQPITLLKGATDWIDQENQENVQNSPIKTNETEKTQTESGGSWGQFFIKPSIGNKDKMWVDSQSRLRNFMPSQNQSEVFLTFIQQKVAMKI; encoded by the exons ATGGTGATCGAATCATCAGAAGAGACCGTTTCTGATTCCAATGATAAAAAATCTAGTCGAGCTATTGTTCTGCATACTTCCGAAGAACAAGTAAATTCAG atgatgattttgttgatccACAACCAAGAGTTAACCCGACAAAAAATCAAAAGAAGGAAAAGGCAGAATCAAAACCAAAGAGATCAATGAGGAAagataaaacaaaagaacaaccagaacaacaaccataTTACGATTACGACggaaaaaaaatcaacataagATGTGCAGTCAATAATCTAAAAGATTATATTGAAGGTTTGTCAAAAGAGCAAAGGAATGTTGTTAAAGAAATAGGGTTTGAGAGCATACTAAAATTCAATCTGCATTCAGTTCCACGCAAATTCGGATATTGGCTGGTAAAAAACTTTGATGCTGAAAATGATGAGATAAATACCGGAGATGAAAGGATTAAGATCACAGCTGAATTTATCCAAAAGGTACTTCAAATACCAAATGGAAAAACAGAGATTGAGGAAAAACTGAGACCAAAAGACACTGATCTTATAATTAAATTCTGGCGCGGTCAATTCAGCAAAGATATCTTGAAGAGAAT GCGTACAAGAAGACAATGGCCTGGAAATGAGAAGCTCTTCAATGGACCTATTGCATTGTTAGCG ATACTATATGCTTACAAAAAACAAGGATTTGACAATGCTGAAAACACTGAAGAGTTCTCTCTTGATAAAATTGACTCTACAACATTACAAGAATTTGAAGATGAATTGGAAATTGCTGCGCAAAATGAGGGGAGATGTCTTGTAATGGATAAAAAGAAAAAAGTCAGAAAgaataaacaaaaaaagaaagatgaaaatgatgaattttatgtttatccaACTGAATCCGAGAATGAAAACgaagaaatttttgaaaatgaatctgaagaaaatgatgaagacGATGCTGAAGAACAACCAATCACATTACTTAAAGGTGCAACAGACTGGATTGATCAAGAGAATCAAGAAAATGTTCAAAACAGCCCAATTAAAACCAATGAAACTGAGAAAACACAAACAGAAAGTGGAGGATCATGGGGGCAATTCTTCATTAAACCATCAATAGgaaataaagataaaatgtggGTAGACAGTCAAAGCCGACTGCGTAATTTCATGCCATCACAAAATCAAAGTGAAGTCTTTTTGACATTCATTCAACAAAAAGTGGCGATGAAAATATGA